The genomic DNA CAGGAACCTGCTGAACAGGCAGCCATGCTGCAAACGCTGGTGCGTGCTTTGCAACATGTGGACGCCACTGCCTGCGCAGATCCACAACATTTCTGGAGCCAGGTGTTGCAGAACATCCGGGGAGAGACAGCCTGAAATCCAGGCTGTTTTGCCTTGTGTTTCGGGTTTTGTGGAAGTGTTGGGGACCGCAGGATGACCTTCAGGGCTGCCCCTTCTTTCCAGATCAAAGTCAAATTTGAGTGATCGATCACAAGATTTTTCTGTCTCTGCTGCAGAACCCACGCCTGATTTTGAGATGCCTGAAACGTTTTGAAAATTTTTTCATGTCTCAGAGCATGCGAATCTGGATGCTCTGAAGAGACTGTCTCCCAACCCCTGGAAGGCTGATCAGGGAAAAATCACGGAGCACGCTGACTGGGTGTCGAAAAAGACTTGGGGGGGAGTTTGCTGTTCTGCACGAAAAAAGCCTTTTGTTGGAGGTGGCTTTCCCTGGAAGGCTTTGCATTGATGTTAACCTTCACATTTTGTTGAAAGAATTGCTTTTTTCTGTCTCAGAAATGATTTTTCTGGAATCGATATTTTGTTCACAGGCTTTTCTATTGACAACACTGAGGGTTTATGCCAAACTGACCGCATCGATGGTCCCCAATTCAATTTGAGAGCGCTCACTTGATTCGCTCGCTTCCTGATCGCTGGCTGCTTTTGTGGTTCAGCAGCTGGGCATCACGCTGTCGATAATTCCAAACCAGAGGTACAACACATGAAGTTGAAGTCTGCCGTTGTGGGTCTTTCCATGTTAGCGATCACGACTGTTCTGGGAGCTGCTCAGGCCCAGGAACTCCCCAAACTTGCGGTCAAATCCAGCTACCGCATTGGCTTTTCCCAGACCGAATCGGACAACCCCTGGCGTCTGGCCTTCAGCAAAAGCATGCAGGACGAAGCCAAACGCCTTGGCTGGACCATTGTGGAAACCAACGCTGGAGGCAGTGCTGCCAAACAGGTGGCCGATGTGCGCAACCTGATCGCCCAGCGCGTGGACGCCATCTTCATCTCCCCCCGCGAAGAAAAACCCCTGGCTCCGGTGGTGCTGGAAGCCAAAAAAGCCGGAATTCCCGTGATCATCATTGACCGCAACGTGGACGAGAGCATCGCCAAAGCAGGCAACGACTACATCACCTTCATCGGCTCAGACTTTGTGCAAGAAGGCAAACGTGCGGCAGAATGGCTGGTCAAGGCCACCAAGAAAAACGCCAAAATCATCGAACTCGAAGGCACCACCGGATCCTCACCCGCCAACGACCGCAAACAGGGTTTCCACGAGTACATCAAGAGTTACCCTGGCATGCAGGTGATTGCCGCCCAGACGGGCAACTTCACCCGTGATGAAGGCCGCAAAGTGATGGAAACCCTGCTGCAGGCCCACCCTGAAGTGACCGCCGTGTTCGCCCACAACGACGAAATGGCCCTCGGTGCCATCACCGCACTGGAAGCCGCAGGGAAAAAGCCCGGCAAAGACGTGATCATTGTCAGCATCGACGGTGAAAAAGACGCCCTGAACGCCATCATCGCTGGGAAACTCGGTGCCACCGTGGAATGCAACCCCCGCTTTGGTGTGAAAGCCTTCCAGACCCTCAAAGACTTCGCAGCAGGCAAGAAAATTCCCCTCAAGGTGATCAACCCGGACAAGTTCTTTGACAAGAACAATGCCAGGAAGTACCTGCCAGACGCATACTGAGCCCAGGTAGACCCAGCTCAAATCCAGCTCAAATCCAGCTGAACCCCCGTCTCACCTGTGCATCCAGCAGGTGAGACCTTTCCCGGAAAGGGGTGACCATGATGGCAACCCAGGAGAAGACAACCCAGATGGCAACACGGGAGCAACTGCTCCTGTCCATGGAAGACATTTGCAAATCCTTCACGGGCACACGTGCACTCACCAATGCCTCTTTGCAGGTCAGGCCCGGAGAAGTGCACGCCCTGATTGGCCAGAATGGAGCAGGCAAATCCACGCTTTTAAAGATCCTCACCGGAGCGTACCGCAAGGACAGCGGAAAAATCTGGTTCGATGGACGCGAAGTGGATTTCAAGACCCCCCTGGATGCCCAGAAAGGCGGCATCGGCACCATCTACCAGGAGGTCAACCTGGTTCCGCAACGCTCGGTCAGCGAAAACATCCTGCTGGGCCGTGAACCCCGCAAATACGGCATGATCGACTGGAAAGCCATGCACCTGCAGGCCCAGAAAATCCTGCAGGGCATGGGGATCCAGCTGGACGTGCGGCAGGAACTGGGCAGCTTTCCCATTGCCACCCAGCAGATGGTGGCCATTGCCCGTGCCGTTTCCCAGCAGGCCAGGCTGGTGGTGATGGACGAACCCACCAGTTCCCTGGATGAACAGGAAGTCGAAACCCTTTTTGCGGTCATCAACAAACTGAAGAGTGAAAATGTCTCGGTGATTTTTGTTTCGCATTACCTGGATGAACTGTTTGCCATCTGTGACCAGATCACGGTGATGCGGGACGGCAAAATCGTTCACACTGGCCCCATCAAAAAGATCAGCAAATTTGAACTGGTCTCCAAAATGCTGGGCCGGGAGGTGGGAGATGTGCAGTGCAGTGGCCGCACCGGTTTTCACAAGCAGCATGCTGCAGCCACCCAGCCCCTGTTGAACGCGCGAGGTTTGAAGCAGGGCCTCAGGCTCAAAGGGGTGGATCTGACTGTCCGGAAAGGGGAAATTGTGGGTCTGGCCGGACTGCTGGGCTCAGGACGCACCGAAACCGCCCAGGCCCTGTTTGGCGCTGAACCCCTGAATGCTGGTGAGGTGGGCTGGAAGAACCAGACCACCCGACTGACCTCTCCCCGCAAAGCCATTGCGCTGGGGATGGGGTTTTGTTCTGAGGACCGCAAGAAAGAAGGCATCGTTCCCCACCTTTCGGTGCGGGAAAACCTCACCCTTGCCCTGATGCCCAGAATTGCCAAATTTGGACGCATTGATGTGCGGCAGCAGGAAGAAATCGTGGAGCGTTTCATCCAGCGGCTGGGGATCAAGTGCTCCAGTCCGGAGCAGCCCATCCGGGAACTGTCCGGGGGCAACCAGCAGAAAGTGCTGCTGGCGAGATGGCTGTGCATGAACCCCGACCTCTTGATTCTGGATGAACCCACCCGTGGCATTGATGTGGGGGCCAAAGCCGAAATCCAGCAACT from Deinococcus roseus includes the following:
- a CDS encoding ABC transporter substrate-binding protein; the encoded protein is MLAITTVLGAAQAQELPKLAVKSSYRIGFSQTESDNPWRLAFSKSMQDEAKRLGWTIVETNAGGSAAKQVADVRNLIAQRVDAIFISPREEKPLAPVVLEAKKAGIPVIIIDRNVDESIAKAGNDYITFIGSDFVQEGKRAAEWLVKATKKNAKIIELEGTTGSSPANDRKQGFHEYIKSYPGMQVIAAQTGNFTRDEGRKVMETLLQAHPEVTAVFAHNDEMALGAITALEAAGKKPGKDVIIVSIDGEKDALNAIIAGKLGATVECNPRFGVKAFQTLKDFAAGKKIPLKVINPDKFFDKNNARKYLPDAY
- a CDS encoding sugar ABC transporter ATP-binding protein, yielding MMATQEKTTQMATREQLLLSMEDICKSFTGTRALTNASLQVRPGEVHALIGQNGAGKSTLLKILTGAYRKDSGKIWFDGREVDFKTPLDAQKGGIGTIYQEVNLVPQRSVSENILLGREPRKYGMIDWKAMHLQAQKILQGMGIQLDVRQELGSFPIATQQMVAIARAVSQQARLVVMDEPTSSLDEQEVETLFAVINKLKSENVSVIFVSHYLDELFAICDQITVMRDGKIVHTGPIKKISKFELVSKMLGREVGDVQCSGRTGFHKQHAAATQPLLNARGLKQGLRLKGVDLTVRKGEIVGLAGLLGSGRTETAQALFGAEPLNAGEVGWKNQTTRLTSPRKAIALGMGFCSEDRKKEGIVPHLSVRENLTLALMPRIAKFGRIDVRQQEEIVERFIQRLGIKCSSPEQPIRELSGGNQQKVLLARWLCMNPDLLILDEPTRGIDVGAKAEIQQLISELSENGLGVLMISSELEELTEGCHRVVVLREGKTAGELAGTITEHQIMHAMAGTEGASQHA